From Phragmites australis chromosome 5, lpPhrAust1.1, whole genome shotgun sequence, a single genomic window includes:
- the LOC133917452 gene encoding expansin-A22-like, with translation MQLHVVGRLLDSYMMRCARIAGGACGYGNLYSQGYGTSTAALSTALFNDGASCGQCYKIACDRKRADPRWCKPGVAVTITATNFCPPNWDLPSDNGGWCNPPRPHFDMAQPTWEKIGIYRAGIIPVIYQRVPCVRRGGVRFTINGFDYFNLVLVTNVAAAGSIKSMDVKGSSSADWMPMTRNWGANWHSLSYLTGQMLSFRVTITDGQTLIFTNVVPRGWRFGLTFASNLQFK, from the exons ATGCAGTTGCACGTGGTGGGGAGACTGTTAGATAGCTATATGATGCGATGTGCGCGTATTGCAGGTGGCGCGTGCGGGTACGGGAACCTGTACTCGCAAGGGTACGGCACGAGCACGGCGGCGTTGAGCACTGCGCTGTTCAACGACGGCGCGTCCTGCGGGCAGTGCTACAAGATCGCGTGTGACCGCAAGAGGGCGGACCCGAGGTGGTGCAAACCCGGCGTAGCGGTGACCATCACGGCCACCAACTTCTGCCCGCCCAACTGGGACCTCCCCAGCGACAACGGCGGCTGGTGCAACCCGCCGCGGCCACACTTCGACATGGCGCAGCCGACATGGGAGAAGATCGGCATCTACCGTGCAGGAATCATCCCCGTCATCTACCAAAG AGTTCCATGCGTGCGGCGAGGTGGAGTGAGGTTCACGATCAACGGGTTTGACTACTTCAATCTTGTGCTGGTGACCAATGTTGCAGCCGCTGGCTCGATCAAATCGATGGACGTCAAGGGCTCCAGTTCGGCGGATTGGATGCCCATGACGCGCAACTGGGGCGCGAACTGGCACTCTCTGTCATATCTCACAGGACAAATGCTCTCATTCAGGGTGACCATAACAGATGGACAAACTCTCATATTCACGAATGTGGTGCCACGTGGCTGGAGGTTCGGCTTGACATTTGCAAGCAATTTGCAGTTCAAGTGA